The following proteins come from a genomic window of Legionella cherrii:
- the fliF gene encoding flagellar basal-body MS-ring/collar protein FliF: MALADSASTVAAKFANLSIARQIGLLVGIAASIAIGLGVVLWSRDPNYVPLYTQMNARDAAEVVSALERNGIDFKIDGNNSMVMVAADNLQNVRLKLAMEGLPREPVGSEELFSSSNAFNSSQFMENARYKQALEAELARTISKFNDIKSARVHLAIPRESAFVRDAHEPSASVFLDVYSGLELKKHTIAAIVNLVASSIPNLSASRVTVVDQDGQLLNEGGGQTLFSDTERFLDYRQNLEHQYAQKIQDILTPILGYGRVRAKVSADVDFTSYEQTQELFNPEQPSLRSEQTMEEKRSSSNDAVGVPGTLSNIPQNNPALAPKNASPKNGPPQAQAASDSNQSTDLRTQSTKNFELDKTVSHTKNQPGTIKRLSVAVLVDNRAVMDEKTKKMTKTPLTAKEINQIKLLVADAIGLNAQRGDSLNVINSDFVKPDPIAAIPEERFWQKEIFWSIVKQAAAAVFVLALIFGVLRPMLKTLASNRNVVSVASDEQPIGDLTYDGTISIKDANDYESQLNLLRQVVDKEPKRVAQVVKNWVDRG, translated from the coding sequence ATGGCATTGGCTGATAGTGCATCAACGGTAGCAGCAAAATTTGCAAATCTATCTATTGCCCGACAAATTGGTTTATTAGTAGGTATTGCTGCAAGCATAGCAATTGGTTTAGGGGTAGTGTTATGGTCTCGCGATCCAAATTATGTGCCTTTATACACCCAAATGAATGCGCGTGATGCAGCTGAGGTGGTATCTGCACTGGAACGCAATGGTATTGATTTTAAGATTGACGGAAACAACAGTATGGTTATGGTTGCAGCAGATAACCTGCAAAATGTGCGTCTTAAATTGGCAATGGAAGGATTACCTCGAGAGCCGGTAGGTTCAGAAGAGCTTTTTTCAAGTTCAAACGCGTTTAATAGCAGCCAATTTATGGAAAATGCACGTTATAAACAAGCCTTGGAAGCAGAGTTGGCACGTACTATAAGTAAATTTAATGACATTAAATCAGCCCGAGTCCATCTCGCAATTCCACGTGAGTCTGCTTTTGTCCGTGATGCTCATGAACCCAGTGCTTCTGTATTTCTTGATGTTTATTCTGGCTTGGAGCTTAAAAAACATACAATTGCCGCTATTGTGAATTTAGTTGCATCCAGTATCCCCAATTTATCTGCTAGTCGGGTTACCGTGGTTGATCAAGATGGGCAGTTATTGAATGAAGGCGGTGGACAAACTCTTTTTTCAGATACCGAGCGCTTTTTAGATTACAGACAAAATTTGGAACATCAATATGCGCAAAAGATTCAAGATATTCTAACGCCAATACTGGGTTATGGTCGTGTTAGAGCAAAAGTTTCTGCTGATGTCGACTTTACTAGTTACGAGCAAACACAAGAATTGTTTAATCCCGAACAGCCTTCTTTACGTAGTGAGCAGACTATGGAAGAAAAGCGTAGTTCCTCAAATGATGCGGTAGGTGTCCCAGGGACTTTATCGAATATACCGCAAAATAATCCAGCTCTTGCTCCCAAGAATGCGTCCCCTAAAAATGGACCACCACAAGCGCAAGCAGCATCTGATTCAAATCAATCCACTGATTTACGTACGCAAAGTACCAAAAATTTCGAGTTGGATAAAACAGTGAGTCATACTAAAAATCAGCCAGGAACAATTAAACGACTCTCTGTAGCCGTTTTGGTTGACAATCGAGCAGTCATGGATGAAAAGACTAAAAAGATGACGAAAACACCTTTGACCGCAAAGGAAATAAATCAAATTAAATTACTGGTTGCTGATGCAATTGGGTTAAATGCTCAACGTGGGGACAGTTTGAATGTAATCAATTCTGATTTTGTTAAACCCGATCCCATAGCAGCTATTCCTGAGGAGCGTTTTTGGCAGAAAGAGATTTTCTGGTCCATAGTGAAGCAAGCGGCAGCAGCTGTATTTGTTTTAGCACTAATTTTTGGTGTGTTAAGACCCATGCTGAAGACATTAGCAAGTAACCGAAACGTTGTGAGTGTTGCGAGTGATGAACAGCCTATAGGTGATTTAACCTATGATGGGACAATCTCAATCAAAGATGCAAATGATTATGAATCACAATTAAATTTATTACGTCAAGTTGTTGATAAGGAACCCAAACGGGTAGCACAGGTTGTTAAAAATTGGGTTGATCGGGGGTAG
- the fliE gene encoding flagellar hook-basal body complex protein FliE: protein MSDINTVNLLNQIKTMSAKAEGGIIEAESNPPFGTVFQNALNQVNDLNQTADGLKTRFEMGDPNVSLGDVMIATQKSNLGLEATVRVRNKVVQAYQDIMNMPV, encoded by the coding sequence ATGAGTGATATTAATACAGTTAACCTGCTAAACCAAATAAAGACAATGTCTGCTAAGGCCGAGGGTGGGATTATTGAAGCGGAGAGTAACCCGCCTTTTGGTACAGTATTTCAAAATGCCTTAAATCAAGTCAACGATTTAAACCAAACTGCAGATGGGTTAAAAACTCGCTTTGAAATGGGTGATCCTAATGTCAGTTTGGGGGATGTAATGATAGCAACCCAAAAGTCCAACTTGGGGCTTGAGGCTACTGTTCGAGTTCGTAACAAAGTGGTGCAAGCATATCAAGACATAATGAATATGCCAGTATAA